The genome window TGGTGGTATGTGAATGATAtattaataaagctgttataataaacaagtaaaaattgATCATCTAGACAAAATCATTTATTTCCCCAGGACCCTACACTAGACTATGGAAATGCCAAGTAATCATGATATGCTTGTGATCATATGAAGTGAGTCTATTTGGTTAGCTCTTGAAGCAAATATGTTATAGGTCTTACgatgtaaaaatatttaagctTATGCGACTTTTCTGAAATCTTTTAAAACAGCTCCAGAAGTATTTAAGATAAACTTTATATTTCCAAATGGAGACAAGTATGGTAAGCATACATTTCAATTACTTTTTTCTATATAGACTAAAATTAAATAGCTTAAGGGTACAAAACTGagactgttacactttataaaaCTACTACTGAGATATTAACTCCATTTAACAAAATAACATAGAAATACTAATGTAGGAACAGATTTTAAATCTAAACTCTAATGTTATGTATAGACAGTGTGCCTTGGAAAGCTATGGGAGGGCCATAGCCATATGTCAATCTTGTGGGCCCCTGAGTGTCAATGATTACAAGACCTAGGTCCATGGAGCTCCTCATCTCTGGTCTCATCAATTTCAGTGCTAGGAAGCCAAAGAGACCCATAGGGGATGCAGTTCTGATTAAGCCTGAACATAACTATTTTATTACTTAGTCaaacagggttcccttttataATCTTCAGTATTTCTCTCTTGTTTAGATGGGGATTGTACAAGAACATCTTCTGGAATCTTTGAGAGAAATGGAATAGGTATTCATACCACTCCTAATGGGATTGTCTACACAGGAAGCTGGAAAGATGACAAGGTATTATTGTTGTTTTGAACATTGACAGTGGATGAGTAACTCTATTGGTTAAATGGTTCCAGGCATTTCACCATTAATCAAAAAACACATATGAGTAGACCatgcaataaaaataacaaatgattatatttaacatatatgaaATAAGAATAGTATTAAACTCATGCAGAGAGctaattatcatcattatcatctttCTTATTTCCTATTCATTGAGCAAAGTGAACTCATTACATAAttttctcattgaatcctcatagCAGCCTCACGAGTCAGATACCATTAATGTTCCTATTTTACAATTGAGGGAAATCAGGCTCAGATTTCTTGcccagctagtaagtgatgaaataaaaatgtgttctCGGGTCTGCCTGAATACAAATTTTTGTTCTTAACAACTTCTTTGTGCCATTTCTGGGCTAACTAAACTGGGTGTCCTTTAAGCTTTTTGATATAGTCAAGGTATCTTGAGGACCCCTGTTATTATCATCATGGACCCCCAAGATGTTCAAGTGCCCCCAGTCAGAAACATTGACTTGGTGAGtttcacagagagatacatacaaagGACAATGATAAAATGTTATCttatttttgtgaaaataaagGATGATACAATGATAGATTAAATAATAACAAAGTAGATGACAGACATATGTGTACATTTTTGAAATGTTCTAGGGAACTGAAGATTAGTTACTGAGGTAATTTCCTTTGTTACAAACAGATGAATGGTTTTGGAAGACTTGAGCATTTTTCAGGAGCAGTATATGAAGGACACTTTAAGGACAATATGTTTCATGGACTGGGGACTTATACATTCCCAACTGGGGCAAAGTACACTGGAAATTTCAATGAAAATAggtaagtttaaaataaaatgtcattgtAGTTCTAAAAGAGCCTTTTCAGGCACATTTGCTTAAAAATTTAGTTAATGCTAAATTTCTTTTGTAATGTATttagttaaaatatatttataatatattttgcaAAATTTGGGTTatatgttggggaaaaaaatgttataagagAGGCTAAGGCCATCATGAGCCTCCAAAAGAAAATATCATTCTTGGTGATAATCTATtagacttttcatttatttcctcttgaCTTCTGTTCCTATAGAACTTTTTGCAGTCATATTGGAAATGGAAAGCTTGTTGCAATTATTGAGAAAATTTAGgccaaaaattattttcacttgaAATATcttgataaacattttttttggttttagattttattttttcttccagtttgagATATAAtagacatacagcactgtatgaattcaaggtgtacagcataatgatttgacttaggTACATGATGAAGTGATGACCACAGTAAGTGTAGtgaacattcatcacctcacattgacacaaaataaaagaaaaagaaaaaaatatttttccttgtgatgagaactaaggattttctctcttaacaacttttacatataacatacagcagtgttaattatatttatcatgttgtacatcacatccctagtaccttatttatcttgtaactggaagtttgtaccttttgaccaccttcatccaaatCCCTACCCCTACCCTCCACCATGTATCTTTACAAGCTTAATCCTCACACCAAATACCATGCCGTGTCATCCAGAGGTTCATGGTTCATTTATAACTACCCCTTTATTATTTCCAGAATTGAAAATGCAACCTAATTGTTATGCAGTGGTTGATACATATTGAGGAGGGTAGAAAGTGTTCACCTATTCTGATGCCAAGTCTGTGATGACAGCATATAAACTTTTCCCACTGATGTTAATAAAGGGAGAAAACTCTAACCCATGGGATAAAGGTCTGTTTGGTTATGTGAAGTGCATTTTCACCACTCTGAAGAGTCCAGAAAACACCAGCATAGAGCGTAGCACCTCAAACATAGTTGAaggtcaataaacatttgttgaataaatgaatgaactaattAAGCCAGATAACCAATATAAACTTTTCACTTTTTGACTGTTTTGGTCTAAACTAAGCATATGTAATCCTAAAATCTTAGACACCAAAATTTGTATAATGACAATATTTGTTTggaatagtaattttttttttttgtaggataTGAAAGCAGGATGTCAGGTTTTAAGCCAAAATTTGATAGTGGAAAGATATAATTCTTCAGACATAGTATCTAATATACTGGACAATCATATCTGGACCGTAAATTTTTGGTCTTGGTTAATGAACACACTTATTTTTTACTATTGCAGGGTGGAAGGTGAAGGACAATATACTGATATCCAAGGACTAGAATGGTGTGGTAACTTTCATTtcacagctgctccaggcctgaggCTAAAGCTCCACATGTAGATATTCTGCATTGAAGTTTTAATGTGGTAATTGCAGCTTTTAGTTGtaaggaaaacaactaaatgtcaTCTGCAGTAACTTCATACACTGCCTATATATTGTAATTTTGCCAATAAAACCATCACTCATTTATGCTTTTTTGAACTTTCTTTTGATCATCTTataattagtttaaaataaattatgtagggactgccctggcggtccagtggttaagactccgtgcttccactgcagggggcgcaggttcgatacctgatccaggaactaagatcctgcatgccacacagtgtggccaaaaaagggggggggagggaaagaaagaaaataaagaaaataaagaaaataaattacatgaTTCAATTGAGAGTTTGctcattttaagaaaaactaTGCAGATCTTGACAAAGTCAATTTCCAATCCTGTGCCTGAGTTTTGTCATCTTTAAAAAGTATatctgggcttccctagtggtgcagtggttaagaatccgcctgccaacgcaggggacaagggtttgagccctgttctgggaaaatcccacatgccgcggagcagctaagcccgtgcaccccaactactgagcctgcgctctacagcccgtgagccacaactattgaagcccgcacacctagagcctgtgctctgcagcaagagaagccactgcgatgagaagcccgcgcaccacaatgaagagtagcccctgctcaccgcaactagagaaagcccacgtacagcaatgaagacccaacgcagccaaaaatgaaataaatttatatatataaaaaaagtataTCTTATGTGTTAAAGGaaactatcaagaaaatgaaagaacaatccacagaatgggagaaaatatttgcaaatcatatatcaggTAAAGgtttagttttcagtatacagaactcatatataaatatatataaataaaaagacaacccagtttaaatatggacaaaggatttgcatagacatttcttcaaagaagatatacaaatgtctGATAAGCAaatgaaagatgttcaacatcattactctttagggaaatgcaaattaaacccacaataagataccacttcccgggacttccctggtggcgtagtggttaagactccgtgcttccaatgcagggggcctgcgttcgatccctggtcagagaactagatcccatgtgcatgctgcaactaagagttcacatgccacaactaaggatcctgcctaccacaactaaggagcccatgtgccacaattaaggagcctgcctgccacaactaagacctggcacaaccaaataaatattaaaaaaaaaaaaaagataccgcTTCCCAATCTCTAGGATggctatatttaaaaagatataataaagattggcaaggatgtggagaaattggaaacctcaaatatttctggtgggaatgaaaaatggtacagccactgaggaaaacagtttctcgaggattaaccaagatggtggagtagaaggatgtgctctcactccctcttgtgagaacaccagaatcacaactagctgctggacaatcatcgacaggaagacactggaactcaccaaaaaagataccccacatccaaagagaaaggagaagccacaatgagacggtaggaggggcacaatcagagtaaaatcaaatcccataactgctgggtgggtgactcacagactggcgaacacttataccacagaagtctacccactggagtgaaggttctgagccccatgtcaggcttcccaacctgggggtctggcaacgggaggaggaattcctagagaatgactttgaagcctagcgggaattgattgcaggactccgacaggactgggggaaacagagaccccactcttggagggcgcacacaaaatagtgtgcgcattgggacccaggggaaggaacagtgaccccaggggagactgaaccagacctacctgctagtgttggaaggtctcctaaagaggcagggggtggctctgtttcaccgtggggacaaggacactggcagcagaagttctgggaagtactccttggcatgacctctcccagagtctgtcattagccccaccaaagagcccaggtaggctccagtgttgggttgcctcaggcaaaacaaccaacagggagggaacccagccccacccatcaacagtcaagtggattaaagttttatggagctctgaccaccacagcaacagtcagctctacccaccaccagagcctcccatcaagtctcttagatagcctGAAACACCAGAGGGCagccagcagaagcaagaaaaactacaatcctgcagcctgtggaacaaaaaccacattcacagaaagatagacaagatgaaaaggcagagggctatataccagatgaaggaacaagataaaaccccagaaaaacaactaaatgaagtggagataggcaaccttccagaaaaagaattcagaataatgatagtgaagatgatccaggacctcggaataagaatggaggcaaagatcgagaagatgcaagaaatgtttaacaaagacctagaagaattaaagaacaaacaaacagagatgaacaatacaataactgaaatgaaaactacactagaaggaatcaatagcagaataactgaggcagaagaacggataagtgacctggaagacagaatggtggaattcactgccgcggaacagactaaagaaaaaagaatgaaaagaaatgaagacagcctacgagacctctgggacaacattaaacacaacaacattcgcattataggggtcccagaaggagaagagagagagaaaggaccagagaaaatatttgaagagattataatcaaaaacttccctaacatgggaaaggaaatagccacccaagtccaggaagcgcagagagtcccatacaggataaacccaaggagaaacacgccgagacacatagtaatcaaagtggcaaaaattaaagacaaagaaaaattattgaaagcagcaagggaaaaacgacaaataacatacaagggaactcccataaggttaacagctgatttctcagcagaaactctacaagccagaagggagtggcatgatatacttaaagtgatgaaagggaagaacctacaacccagattactctacccggcaaggatctcatttagatttgatggagaaatcaaaagctttacagacaagcaaaagctaagagaattcagcaccaccaaaccagctcgacaacaaatgctaaaggaacttctctaagtgggaaacacaagagaagaaaaggacctacaaaaacaaacccaaaacaattaagaaaatggtcataggaacatacatatcgataattaccttaaacgtgaatggattaaatgctccaaccaaaagacataggcttgctgaatggatacaaaaacaagacccatacatatgctgtctacaagagacccacttcagacctagggacacatacagactgaaagtgaggggatggaaaaagatattccatgaaaatggaaatcaaaagaaagctggagtagcaatactcatatcagataaaatagactttaaaataaagaatgttacaagagacaaggaaggacactacgtaatgatcaagggatcaatccaacacgaagatataacaattataaatatatatgcacccaacataggagcacctcaatacataagacaactgctaacagctataaaagaggaaatcgacagtaacacaataatagtgggggactttaacacctcacttacaccaatggacagatcatccaaaatgaaaataaataaggaaacacaagttttaaatggcacaaaagaccagatagatttgattgatatttataggacattccatccaaaaacagcagattacactttcttctcaagtgcgcatggaacattctccaggatagatcacatcttgggtcacaaatcaagcctcagtaaatttaagaaaattgaaatcatatcaagcatcttttccgaccacaatgctatgagattagaaatgaattacagggggaaaaaatgtgaaaagcacaaacacatggaggctaaacaatacgttactaaataaccaagagatcactgaagaaatcaaagaggaaatcaaaaaatacctagagacaaatgacaatgaaaacacgacaatccaaaacctatgggatgcagcaaaagcagttctaagagggaagtttatagctatacaagcctacctaaagaaacaagaaaaatctctagcaaacaatctaaccttacacctaaaggaactagagaaagaagaacaaacaaaacccaaagttagcagaaggaaagaaatcataaagatcagagcggaaataaatgaaatagaaacaaagaaaacaatagcaaagatcaataaaactaaaagctggttctttgagaagatagacaaaattgataagccattagccagactcatcaagaaaaagagggagaggactcaaatcaataaaattagaaatgaaaaatgagaagtaaccactgacactgcagaaatacaaacgatcatgagagattactacaagcaactctatgccaataaaatggacaacctggaagaaatggacagattcttagaaatgcacaacctaccgagacagaaccaagaagaaatagaaaatatgaacagaccaatcacaagcactgaaattgaaactgtgattaaaaatcttccaaaaaacaaaagcccaggaccagatggcttcacaggcgaattctatcaaacatttagagaagagctaacacctatccttctcaaactcttccaaaatattgcagagggaggaacactcccaaactcattctacgaggccaccatcaccctgataccaaaaccagacaaagatactacaaaaaaagaaaactacaggccaatatcactgatgaacatagatgcaaaaatcctcaacaaaatactagcaaacagaatccaacaacacattaaaaggatcatacaccacgatcaagtgggatttatcccagggatgcaaggattcttcaatatatgcaaatcaatcaatgtgatacaccatattaacaaattgaagaataaaaaccatatgatcatctcaatagatgcagaaaaagcttttgacaaaattcaacacccatttacgataaaaactctccagaaagtgggcatagagggaacctacctcaacataataaaggccatatacgacaaacccacagcaaacatcattctcaacggtgaaaaactgaaagcatttcctctaagatcaggaacgagacaaggatgtccactctcaccactattattcaacatagtcttggaagtcttagtcacggcaatcagagaaggaaaagaaataaaaggaatccaaatcggaaaagaagaagtaaaactgtcactgtttgcagatgacatgatactatacatagagaatcctaaaactgccaccagaaaactactagagctgatcaatgaatttggtaaagttgcagtatacaaaattaatgcacagaaatctcttgcattcctatatactaatgatgaaaaatctgaaagtgaaattaagaaaacactcccgtttaccattgcaacaaaaagaataaaatatctaggaataaacctacctaaggagacaaaagaccttatgcagaaaattataggacactgatgaaagaaattaaagatgatacaaatagatggagagatataccatgttcttggattggaagaatcaatattgtgaaaatgactctactacccaaagcaatctacagattcaatgcaatccctatcaaactaccactggcatttttcacagaactagaacaaaaaatttcacaatttgtatggagacacaaaagaccccgaatagccaaagcaatcttgagaacgaaaaatggagctggagaaatcaggctccctgacttcagactatattacaaagctacagtaatcaagacagtttggtactggcacaaaaacagaaatatagatcaatggaacaggatagaaagccccgagataaacccacacacatatggtcaccttatcttcgataaaggaagcaagcgtatacagtggagaaaagacagcctcttcaataagtggtgctgggaaaattggacaggtacatgtaaaagtatgaaattagaacactccctgacacgatgcacaaaaataaactcaaaatggattaaagacctaagtgtaaagccagacactatcaaactcttagaggaaaacataggcagaacactctttgacataaatcacaggaagatcctttttgacccagctcctagagaaatggaaataaaaacacaaataaacaaatgggacctaatgaaacttaaaagcttttgcacagcaaaggaaaccataaacaagaccaaaagacaaccctcagaatgggagaaaatatttgcaaatgaagcaactgacaaaggattaatctccaagatttacaagcagctcatgcagctcaataacaaaaaaacaaacaacccaatccaaaaatgggcagaagacctaaatagacatttctccaaagaagatacacagatggccaacagacacatgaaagaatgctcaacttcattaatcattagagaaatgcaaatcaaaactacaatgaggtatcatctcacaccagtcagaatggccatcatcaaaaaatctacaaacaataaatgctggagagggtgtggagaaaagggaaccctcttgcactgttggtgggaatgtaaattgatacagctactatggagaacagtatggaggttccttaaaaaactaaaaatagaactaccatacgacccagcaatcccactactgggcatataccctgagaaaaccataattcaaaaagagtcatgtaccaaaatgttcattgcagctctatttacaatagccaggacatggaagcaacctaagtgttcatcatcggatgaatggataaagaagatgtggcacatatatacaatggaatattactcagccataaaaagaaatgaaatggaggtatttgtaatgaggtggatggagttagagtctgtcatacagagtgaagtaagtcagaaagagaaaaacaaatacagtatgctaacacatatatatggaatctaaggaaaaaaaaaaaaaaggtcatgaagaacctagtggcaagatgggaataaagacacagacctactaaagaatggacttaaggatatggggagggggaggggtgagatgtgacagggtgagggagtgtcatggacatatatacactaccaaatgtaaaatagatagctagtgggaagcagccgcatagcacagggagatcagctcggtgctttgtgaccgcctgggggggtgggatggggagggtgggagggagggagatgcaggagggaggagatatgggaacgtgtgtatatgtgtagctgattcactttgttataaagcagaaactaacacaccattgtgaagcaattatacttcaataaagatgtttaaaaaaattttaacaaaatttaaaaaaaaataaaataaaataaaattagaaatgaaaaagcagaagttacaacagacaccacagaaatacaaagcatcctaagagactactataatcaactctatgccaataaaatggacaacctggaagaaatggacaaattcttagaaaggtataaacttccaagactgaaccaggaaaaaatagaaaatatgaacagaccaatcacaagtaatgaaattgaaactgtgattaaaaatcttccaacgaacaaaagtccaggaccagatggcctcacaggtgaattctatcaaacatttagagaagagctaaaaccatccttctcaaactcttccaaaaaattgcagaggaaggaacactcccaaactcattctatgaggccaccatcaccctgataccaaaaccagacaaagatactacaaaaaaagaaaactacaggccaatatcactgatgaacatagatgcaaaaatcctcaacaaaatactagcaaacagaatccaacaacacattaaaaggatcatacaccacgatcaagtgggatttatcccagggatgcaaggattcttcaatatatgcaaatcaatcaatgtgatacaccatattaacaaattgaagaataaaaaccatatgatcatctcaatagatgcagaaaaagcttttgacaaaattcaacacccatttacgataaaaactctccagaaagtgggcatagagggaacctacctcaacataataaaggccatatacgacaaacccacagcaaacatcattctcaacggtgaaaaactgaaagcatttcctctaagatcaggaacgagacaaggatgtccactctcaccactattattcaacatagtcttggaagtcttagtcacggcaatcagaggaggaaaagaaataaaaggaatccaaatcggaaaagaagaagtaaaactgtcactgtttgcagatgacatgatactatacatagagaatcctaaaactgccaccagaaaactactagagctgatcaatgaatttggtaaagttgcagtatacaaaattaatgcacagaaatctcttgcattcttatacactaatgatgaaaaatctgaaagaggaattatggaaacactcccatttaccattgtaacaaaaagaataaaacacctaggaataaacctacctagggagacaaaagacctgtatgcagaaaactataagacactgatgaaagaaattaaagatgataccaacagatggagagatataccatgttcttggattggaagaatcaatattgtgaaaatgactctactacccaaagcaatctacagattcaatgcaatccctatcaaattaccaatggcattttttacggaactagaacaaatcatcttaaactttgtatggagacagaaaagaccccgaatagccaaagcagtcttgagggaaaaaagagctggaggaatcagactccctgacttcagactatactacaaagctacagtaatcaacacaatatggtactggcacaaaaacagaaacatagatcaatggaacaacatagaaagcccagagataaacccacacacctatggtcaactaatctatgacaaaggaggcaaagatatacaatggagaaaagacagtctcttcaataagtggtgctgggaaaactggacagctacatgtaaaagaatgaaattagaatactccctaacaccatacacaaaaataaactcaaaatggattcgagacctaaatgtaagactggacactataaaactcttacaggaaaacataggaagaacactctttgacagaaatcacagcaagatcttttttgatccacctcctagagtaatggaaataaaaacaaaaataaacaaatgggacctactgaaacttcaaagcttttgcacagcaaaggaaaccataaacaagacgaaaagacaaccctcagaatgggagagaatatttgcaaacgaatcaacggacaaaggattaatctccaaaatatataaacagcccatgcagctcaatattaaagaaacaaacaacccaatccaaaaatgggcagaagacctaaatagacatttctccaaagaagacatacagatggccaagaagcacaagaaaagatgc of Eschrichtius robustus isolate mEscRob2 chromosome 15, mEscRob2.pri, whole genome shotgun sequence contains these proteins:
- the MORN2 gene encoding MORN repeat-containing protein 2, translated to MNGFGRLEHFSGAVYEGHFKDNMFHGLGTYTFPTGAKYTGNFNENRVEGEGQYTDIQGLEWCGNFHFTAAPGLRLKLHM